GGGAGCAATACTCACCAGAATCCACCCATTTGGCCATGagatttttttacttttttccatattcttttttcactttatttgaaaatcagtatttggctatgaaaatttcaaatacaacttcagaatttgaaaaacacctaaaactcTGTTTTCACTTATTCcactttcagtacattcaaacaaacaaatattccttgcaaaaactataaccagacacaactccatcttcaactccaacttcaaaattccaaataaaatgaaaaatatttaattttcatggtcaaacgcctactaagagaTTCTAATGTATTTCATAAAATTCATATAGTAATGAAACTGAAACAGAAGGATGTACTTTCTGAATTATAGATTAATCAAACATGattaaaaagaaagcaaattTCGGCTGAAAATTACCCCACCCCAGcctttattctttggaaatcaaactgaaaattaagttttttttcatactttgactgAAAATTAGTTacgtttcaaaacaccggaatataaatattttatatagaacttaatatcttttttagcgtacaataatgtcggctcattacatcaggTATACctatatgtttggatcgtcgttttagggtttgtaaagtgctccgaagtaagtttggaaacttgttttctttaagttttttttggtactttgaccgaagattagtcacgtttcaaaacgtcggaatataaatattttatatagaacttaatattttttttagcgtacaataatgtcgtctcattacatcaagtatacatatatgtttggatcgtcgttttaggggttgtaaaaaAGTCTTTCTaagtaagtttgaaaacttgttatctttcggtttaattgtcatattttatagggttttaaTTAATCTAGGACGTCGCATGAGTTATTAATAATCGacaataaatattaaaataactaattatcattaaaaaaaataataccaaaaaaaataatacccaaaaatatatataatattaacataaaatgtacattttatttacaaatacacaATCTCCTAACGCCTAAGGccaaccccaccaccctcaCTATCATCAGGATCCTACTCTCCTCCTCTTAATGACAGGATGATCAATGCCATGATCAtcctttcttcccttcttcaGGCCCTTGGTGAAAATATGCTTCCTGTGGGAGACGGTGGCGGTCTCCACCTGAGTAGCCTCAATAGATTCCCCAGGAGATGACTCAATCGGAGGAGACTGGACCACAGGAgcagaagaatgaacctgaaataacatataaacaactTAATGTTTcataaactaaacatgaaataacatataaacaattatttaataaattatttctttgtaaaaaaacaaacctgtgtgtcgacggCCTCCTGAGATGGCTGGGTCGAGGGCTCCTTAGGCCGGCTCCTCAATCGTTTCCCGAGCGCTACCCGGAGGCTGTAGGCCGGAGGTGGAGACGGGTCAATGGACGAAGGAGACGGGTCCACGGGCGCGAAGAATGAACCTATAATACATgtaaataatttagtttagattaataaaataattaattaatacattattttattgtaaaaaaataaacctgtgtgtcgacggGCTCCTGAGATGGCATGTGAGAGGGCTCCTAAGCAGCCCGCGGAGCAGGAGATGCAGATGGTGCCGTAGGCCCGGCTGTAGAACGAAAAAAGTAGTCATCGAAAATAATATCCAAGTCCTCATCTCCGCCTCCCATATATAGATCACCAACTGGCACCTGCGAAAATGATGCGCAAGGATCATAATGTGGGAACATCTCTGGCGTATATGCAGGTCTCTGTGAAGTCGACGCCCTGGAAGGAGAAGGGGTATCTGTAGCCGACGGAGCCTGATGGGCTATATCGTCAGGCTCATCTACTAGACCTCTGCCAGCCCGACCACCTCCGCCCTCCGCCAGCCAGATCACCTCCGCCCTCCGCCAGCCCGACCACCTCTGCCAGCCCGACCACCTCTATCAGCTCTACCACCCTCAGGAACACCCTCTGGTACATCCTCATCGACACGATGCCACTCTTGTGCCTGTGTTATACCAGTGTCAATAAGATGAACTATCCGTGCCGCATATGCCGCTATCCCGGGGTCGGTGGACTTCGTAAGGGGAATGCTCTCATGGCGTATCATCAGAGTCATCTGTAGCTGCAtatatttgtaaattttaagaattgaataaattcataaattaaTACATAATAAGACGACGATTGAATAAACTTACCAGCGCCTCGTACGCTCCTGAGAGTGATGCATATCCTCGGCCATCAGGACGCGGCGTCGAGGGGTTGGCAATCAAGGAGCGAGTGATATGCATGTACCAAGTCATGTACTCATGGACCGGAGTGTCATGTCCGACAGCCGCTAGTGTCGTCATCCTCGCGTTCCATGCATTGACTTCCTGGTGCATATGCGCCCGTTATGCCGCATTGTCGATCGAACGCTCGTCCCTGGTGTAGTGTAGTGCTCCCAATGTGTAGCCACGGGTATGTTCTGCACATGCCCAAACTGCCGTAATACGCGGTCGGGTGCGTGATGCTCAACGATGTCCATATGGATCAATGGACACCGTGTACCATCCCACATGTGCTCACCGCCTACAAAACGCCGCCGGTACCGACCTAAAATATGATCATACGGTGTCCATATGAAAGCCTATAAGAGGATTTCaactagttaacaataaaagactaacaaaaataacaaactaatgttaaataaaaaaacttaCCTCGGGCGCCGTTATGCGGTCTAACTGATCCCTAAACGGGAGAATGACATGGTGCGTCTCCACACCTCTGGTACGGCCTCGAGACCATCTCTGCGCGTATGGCATATCCTCAGCAACATAGTCATCGGGAGGGTGAGCAGCTATGGGCagaaaaggtctcaacctagtcAACACCCATATCTGTCAtagtcatcaaaaaaattatttatcagtCGTCGTttcgaaaaaatatatttagtgtTTTATCTACACACAtttaaatatattacctgaaGAAGAGGGCTAAATGCAGCGACCTCAACTCTCTCGCCCATAGAGGCTCGATCAAATCCTCTGTACATGTAAGCCAGGACAGCGGCGCCCCAACTATAACATCCCAGCTGCTCTAGGTCCTCAATAAAGAGCAGATACCTAATGCTTATATCCGCACCCGACGTGTTCGGGAACATgatgcccccgaatatgatgagaAGATATAAACGAGCACGTCGGTCAACATCAGCCTGTAGCATCGCGTCGCCAATCGGATGCTGCAGATCTACGAGGCGCAAGTGAGCATGGAGGGAGGACCGCAACAACTGACTCCGTCCACACATATCCCCCTGCAGAGGCTCGAAACCAGTGAGCCTAGCCATCTCCTGGCGATACGGCAACATCTCCAGAGGCTCCACTCTATACAATGCCTGTCCATCAATCTGTAGACCATAAATCACCTCGACATCCTGCAGGGTGATGGTAGCCTCGCCAATGCCGAGATGAAATATATGGGTCTCCGGTCGCCAGCGCTTAATTATGGCCGTCACTAGAGCCCTATCGTGCACAAGCCGACCAACCTCGATGCACCGGTAGATACCGCCCCGACGTAGTATATCTATGACACGAGGATGTGGGGGAATAGCCTCTAGAATATCCCATGCTGACTCCCCCAAACAGATACGGACCACTCTACTAGAGGATACCGGTGCATCCCATACATACTGGGACCTATGCTCATGCTGTAGATAAAGCATCTCTCTGTTGTCGAAGGGTCCCGGCTCCATGGTGGTGTCCTATCTATTTtaggcattttaaattaatcattaataaatgaagtaaggATTAAAGTGGTATattttttacgcattttaaattaatcattatttttttaattaatctctaatacgtagtattagttatgtaatcttttaccgagaaattatacaaaggattgaatcctaaactaaggattttcaatttctaattagcaaataaataaattaacaattaaagatataaagattaataattaacaaatcaaaaaattaacaattaactagcaaacaattagcatataattaataaataaacaattaactaactaatcaaataataaaaaattaattagcatataattattaaataaagCGAGAAACtaactagtcaaataattaacaaattattaacaaataaacaattggcttaacaaaaactaaaaaaataattagctagtctaacaattgaaataactaatctaacaattaccaaatactaaataagcaactaataaacaattaacaaattaacaacaactaaacaaaaaaaaaaaaatgaaaaaacgaGTGAAAAAAGAAGCCCTTTTCGCCTTTACAAAAAAgtgcgtaatttttttttttgtcgataTTCACACAATAGTAATGCTTAGg
This genomic window from Lycium ferocissimum isolate CSIRO_LF1 unplaced genomic scaffold, AGI_CSIRO_Lferr_CH_V1 ctg473, whole genome shotgun sequence contains:
- the LOC132044529 gene encoding protein MAIN-LIKE 2-like; translation: MEPGPFDNREMLYLQHEHRSQYVWDAPVSSSRVVRICLGESAWDILEAIPPHPRVIDILRRGGIYRCIEVGRLVHDRALVTAIIKRWRPETHIFHLGIGEATITLQDVEVIYGLQIDGQALYRVEPLEMLPYRQEMARLTGFEPLQGDMCGRSQLLRSSLHAHLRLVDLQHPIGDAMLQADVDRRARLYLLIIFGGIMFPNTSGADISIRYLLFIEDLEQLGCYSWGAAVLAYMYRGFDRASMGERVEVAAFSPLLQIWVLTRLRPFLPIAAHPPDDYVAEDMPYAQRWSRGRTRGVETHHVILPFRDQLDRITAPESFIVN